From the Elaeis guineensis isolate ETL-2024a chromosome 16, EG11, whole genome shotgun sequence genome, the window aatagtttcgtcgttaaaaattttaatttttttgcgatgaaattttttatttcgtcacAATTATCGCgatgaattttttatttcgtcgccattatagcgacgaaatttttttttcgtcgccATTATCgtgacgaaatttttatttcgtcgaaTTATAGCAATGAACATTTTTTTCGTCGTAATTATTGTAATGAAATTTTTGCGACAAATTTTATTTGCGACGAATTTCATCGCTAAGTTTTACGACAAATTtcgttttcgtcgcaaaaaattatGACGAAAGGAaagtttcgtcgcaaaaaataagagaatattttttttaatcactatatttagcgatgaaattatttttcattgcaattttagcgatgaaaatttaagctcttacgataaaatattttcgtcgctaatacagcgCATACTTCGTCGTCTAGGTTTActattttttacgacgaaataaaatcatttcgtcgctaaggtcttttgctacgaggctttctctataaatttttagcgacgatatatttcatcgtaaatattttttacgatgaaaatataatttttagtgatgaaaaaattttattgtaaaaaattaaattttttgtagTGACACCCGCAAATTAAGGAACCATGCGAGTGCAGAACGCCAATCAATTTACATATAACTTTTTAAATGGTGGCGAAGAGATTACattctgaaaaaaaaatgatctactGACTCAACAAATCGTCACACAACAAAGCTCCCCAAGTTCCTGCCGAGTTTCTTCAAAACGAGGATGTCATAGGAGAAACTAGAGAACGGTAAAGAATAATAGAGAACCGGAGGAGGAATGCCGGATACAAGAGAACGCTatgtaaaaaaattgatatattgaTTGAAAAACTAAAGCTTCTGAAACAATGGATATCATGTCCTAACATTTTGGATTCCAAATGATAATGAGGTGGACTCATCCGCACATAATTGAAAAAATGAATTTGTTGCAGCCTCACAAACAGCATTTGCATCGTCGGACGGaaaagaataatattttgttTTTCTAAGCTTTGATTGAACAAAGAAATAAATTGTTCCCaggaatttataaaattaaaaataagcaAAACGCACTAACACATCACAACGTCAGCATCATGAGGGTTGATATTGCCGGAACTAGGAAGTTAGGCACTAAATACTGCATCACTATAAAAAGAAATAGTGCTCATAACtctctttttttaaattaaaacatTGTAGATCGTAAATGATGCACGTCAGTAAGAATCAGATGATTGACATCAACTCATTCTTTTGATGTGTTGAtagagtcaaaaaaaaataagaaaaaaagaatagCAAGACCAACATATTTTCTGGATGCAAGGACAACATCAAACCACAGTTCATCATGAACCAGTTTGAATTAACTGATACAATAAAACATTTTCCAACAACCATTTCAGGTTCAAATGAAAAGCAAAATACAAGCATAGCACCCTGGGCCACTTGAATCTAAATCCACACCCCCTGATGACATTTTAAACTATCTGGGGGCAGCAACATATTTTCAGTGTTCCAAGAGAAAGAGCATCCAGTGGGCTCACTGGACACTCAGCACCAAATTCGCCAATTCCTCGTTAACAAGGTTGACACTGCATGCAGCAGGAGCAGAGATAAACAGCCATAGTCCCTGTGGGTGTTACTCGATTTTTCTAAGAAGGGATATTCTTACTGTTAGTGGGTCAGGAGTAAAGAGTTTGGGGTCCGGGGGCTCGAACTCAACCAAGTGGGGCTGGAGAGAGGAGAAGGGGGAGATGGAAACCCTTGGGAGGGGATGAGAGATCGGGAGCTCGGGGAGTTGGGCCAATACTCGAGACGCAGTGACCCAAATAACCCAATCCAACCAGAAAGCTGGGCCAAATCCTGCAGCCCATTTGGGTGCGGGACGAGACCTGCATCGCAGCCCAATCAAAGCAACCCAATCCAGCGGCTGGAGTAACTACACCCCAGCGAGCGGCAGTGACCCAAATAACCCGCATAGAGGAATTCTTTGAGCACCACAGGCGATGCAGAACTACGTGCACCACCTgcggtgaatttttttttttttttgttcatcgGCCTGCGGGGCGGATGAAACTGGACCTGAAGATGGCCCAGATGAAGCAAAACAGCAAGCCcgattcatgaaaaaaaaaaaaaagaggttggTTTATTGTACTACTGCTTTTAGTGCAGAAGAAAAAAGTTGGTGTAATGTACAACATTTAGTGTAGCCGTTCCCTCCCTGCTGATTATTTGGCGAGAAAAGTAGGAAGAAACTGAGCTAACAACTATTAATGGCAAAATGAATATAGACGGCCAGCAGGTAATGCACATTTCAAACGAGCTAAAAcatactctctctctccttctctctctctctaagaagaaaaaTTCATTAGGCTTTGCTATCTGATTGAACCTTCCTCCATGATGGCATAAGCAATAAATAGTTAGCATATGAATGCCAGAATTTCTAGATGTGAGGGTATTTGCTTTCGAGAATTCAACCAGCATAAGTGAAAATAGTCCATTAACTATTTCAAACCAACCTAGACAAGTACTTGGATCATGAGATAAGAATCACCTAGTCACATGGAATTGCGATCGTTGTTACAGGAAGAGAGGTGCCTTTCACCAAAAaagcaaaacaaaacaaaagtgaGAGAGGTGTTTAAAGGAATCCATAACATCTCCATAAATATTAGAACCGCTTAGGTGATGGTTCAATAGTCATTAACAAGGAATTTTTGTTAGAACGATCCAAAGAAGGTAGGGTAGGCTTGTCCCTGTAGCTGCCATTTGCGTTCTTCCAAGAATATACgtccagccaaagtttgtaactGTGTAGTTGGCTAGCTTAGGATGCCATGACACCTACACCTCTGATGCTCAAATTCACCTCAACACAAGCTTTCATAATTTCGAAAGATGCCACGCCGCCCGCATGTTAAGCGATGCGATGGCCTCCACAAATCGTGGCACACATCATGATTCATGAAAGCCATTGGATTGCACTGTACTTAATTAATTACTACTTGTAAGACAAGTGCTGCTGCTGCTCGCAATCTGGGCGACTTCCATTTTCCCAGAGAGCTACAGTTCAGCAAGAAATCCAACAATATGTCAAATAATTTTGAGATCAAATGTCTAAGAGAGTTGAGCCGGCTGCATGTCAGCAAAGTTCACAACAAAGTTACCATGTTCCCAACTCGCACGAGGAAGAGAATACCCAACAAAGTTACCATCCTGTAACTCTCAACAGAATCTCCCAAGCTGCCACCTGCATGTCttccagtttcagttctagttcTGTTAACCCATCTGAATACACTTTAACCATCCATCCAAACAAATATCCATCGCCCCAACCAAGTGCCAGCTCACATCATCCACTCTTAGACAACCAACAGCACCCATCATCACAACACGTAGCCTCGAACTTCAATTTTAGCAACTTTCCATCACAAGCAACAGGAAACACCTACAAACAGAACCCAAACTACCAACAAAGAAGTCCTGATGCTCCACTATTCGCAAGCTTACGACAGGgactctctctttttttgcttTGTCATTGCTTCCGCTGCCGAGTACTCTTTCTCAAAAGGTGGTTGTAAGAGTTCTCGAAAGACGCCGAGTATGTCCGGAAACGCCACGATGCCGACGAGCCCGTAGTCGTCGTCGACCACCCAGACGTAGCTGACACGGTGGGCCAGTGCCTGGATGATGACCGCCACCAGCGAGCTCCCCGGGTGGCACACGATCGCCTCCTCCGACCGCCGCCCCATCCTCGCCGAGTAGCTCCCCGACGACCGAAGCCTCCGCAACCGCCGCCCCGCTCCCCTGCCGGACTCCTCGTCGGACGACGAGCCCGAGGAggagccggaggaggaggagaagggcgGGGAGAGGTCGGCCTCGAGGAGTTCGATCATCCCAGTCAAGCCCTTCTCCCTCAGCCGGGCCTTGACGGTCCGGACGGTGGCCTCCGGGGGGGCACCAGAGAAGTCGATCCAGGCCATTAGGTCACCAGCGGAGAGGGCCGCGAGCGCCGCGGCGGTGCCCTCGTCACAGTGGTCCAGCGTGGAGGGGGAGATCTCGCCGATGAGCTTGCCGTCGTCGGTGACGACGGCGACGGAGGTCTGGTCGGCGAGAGCGCGGCGGATGAGGGGAAGCGCAGCGAGGGCGGGATCGTGGGGGCGGACGGCGAGAACGGCAGGGCGGACGATGCCGAGGTCGGAGACGGAGAGGGCCGGCACCGGGGAGAACAGGGCGATCGAGTTGAGGAAGAAGCGTACGAAGTCCTCCTGCGTCAGCCAGCAGAAATCCACcgctccgccgccgccgccgccaccgaGGAGCTTCTTCCGGCCGGCGCCGGAGCGGATGGGGACCACCAGGTTCTGGGCTCCGTCCAAGATCACGTCTAGGGCTTCCAATATGCTGCCGATCCCAAGAAAAAGCTCGAATTAAATAACCAAAACAACACCGCATAAAGAAATCAACGTAATCGAAGCACAAACCGGGTGAAATGTCCGAAAACTTCGAGAAAAGTGAGAAATCCCATCGAACTTTTCGAACTAAACAGTTGAGAACTATTAAAGAACTAATaaatttgaaggaaaaaaaaaaagaaaagaaaactttgGAGAACAAGCCATAATCGGGGAGATCAAGAACAGAGAAAAGATCGAAGATGGAGAAATCGGGTGGCGGGTTGGCCAATGTCTTACCAGGAATGCGGCTCGACGCGGAGGACGGGGGAGGTGTCCTTTGGGGGGAGGAGGGCGGAGAGGGGGGCGCCGAGGGCGGCGGAAGGGGAGGAAATGTTCTCCTCGGCGCAGAGATAGCAGAGGATGTCCACCATGCAGACCTTGCCGGCGCACGCCTTCTTCTCCGGTGACGCCCGATCGGCGATCCACACGCTAAGAAAACTCCCTCCGCCTCTCTTGAGGCCAAGGAGGGCCTCCCCGACGGTGGCGGACGGCGGCAGAGATCTCACCGCCGGCTTCCCGATGCAGAGGTCCGACACCTCATGAGACTGCAGCAGGCTCACTGCCATACACTCGCGGCGGAACCCTAGAAGAAACCCTCGCGGAGGACGAGAAGAAGTCTTTTTCTCTCTTCGGGAAAGGGAGCGAGGGGAGGGGGGGGGCGATCACGAGGCACAGAGAGGAGGGAAAGCGGGAGTATTTATAGAAAGAAAGGGGGGTTTAACCGGGAATGCCCGGTGGGAGGAGAGTGTCAGACGGTGGAATGAGAGTGGAGAAGGAGACGTGGGAGGGGGAATGGCGGTAACTCGGCGGGCGAGGGAAACGGTCGAGCCGGTTAATCGCTTTAGTTTCGGGCCACCCAGGAATATCCAGCACCGGGTTGGCCAGGAAAAAGTTAGTTGCTCACGCGCTTAACGATTTATCTACGAGTGGACTTTGAGCTTAACAAAGCgtacaatttttttcttttttttaagaattttagtTCACACTTTAGTGCTGAATGGTTACGGTTAAACTGGTATTAAGATAAATATCACTCTACTATActcttaaatctaaattcaacCTACCTTCGAAAGATATTACGTCCTCAGATccgtcctgatattttttagacctaagactaaataaaaaaaaatgagatttctctattaaaaattaaatattttaaatattaattattattaaaaaattaatctacattaataattttttataaatatattcgttaagcaatatataaaatccatcattaacctatttaattttttttttattataatattataaaaatcaccTTTGCATCTTATTGGAATGTCAATACAAAGTCTAGACCTGGGGCCTGGACGGTCGCCCAATTTGACCTGCCCAAGCCGGTCCTGTACCTCCTATACCACATATAACATCATGCATATTattattcacaatcattaatatatttataaatcttatacactaaatattaattttaatatattttaataaaaataaatagttgtgATTATTGCCAACTTATTTGTTGGATTTATATAGAATGTGCAGAAAGATATTACATCCTATATCACATATAACATCATggtattattaatcataattattaaatttatttataaatttatacactaaatattaattttaatatattttaataaaaataaatggttgtgATTATTACCAATTTGTTTGTTGGATATTATTCATCAcatgcaaaattttttgaaatcagtCCGGAGAATCACCTTGAGAATGTGCAGACATCATTTAATAGATAATTTTGAACATCGAATACATGGTTAACAATTAATACCGCACGtggtcaatcaaaaaaaaaaaaaaaaaagttgattcCACTTGAAAGTTGAAAGGCAGAGACCAAGTCCTATCACGCAAAACCCGTTCACGGCCACCGATTCCGTGCGCTGCGAGGCGCGTCGGACAAACGGGTCCAGAAAGTACGCTGCTGCCTTATTGGATCAGCACCGTACACCACTCTTGGTGGCAATTTGTAGAATAACTGCCGTTAAACGTTAGGGGATCCCGAAGCCTTCCATTGCATattatatctataaaaaataaatgatagtcattatttaataattatttttttatttttcatcattatttaCTTTATCTTAAGAAAGATAATGTTTCGTGAATGGACATTTACTGTTttatgtttctcttttttttttttctttttcccctttctTTGTATGCTTTTTAAATTGAATATAGAtgttaattaataattgatttcaGAGCTGCCGCGGAAAAAATCTGCAATGTAAGTAAAGCTAACTGAAATGCACGAACTTAATAAATTTGAACTTTGACGCCGTGTCACTAGAtagttaatcttaaaaaaaaaaaactaaagttGATACAGAAGAATtgaaatttatgataaatttaaagaatGCGCATATTGAAAAATTTTGTTTGATAAGCCATGCATGAAGATGAAAATATCTGGATATTGAGATATGCATTGAGAAGTTCATGTTATgatggtaaaaaaatataaatactatAATGCCAGAATATGTCTTTCTATTCTAAGCAActaataacaaaatattttttttaaatatttggcAATCTATAAATTGCTGTGTGAACCGATAACATTATTATTTTTCATTACAGCCAGCATCTTTGGATCATCAAATAGAGGGctattagtttatttttaaagataGATGAGGTAGTGCTGATTTTGTGATTCTAAAATTGGATTCTAATTTAATCTTAGTCGGAGGGAGTAGGTTGAATGAGCCTATTGTTTTCGAGACAAAGCTCAGTACTATCTGGATTGAGATTATTTATATTCGTCGGATCTTACATGTTGATCACTTTATTATTGAGAGAGATTGTCACTGTATTATTCTGATTACAGAATTATAAATAGAGAACTATCTCTCATCTCCTCCTTCAAGGCATTATAACTTGGCTATTGCGTTACACTGGTCTCGCCACTTATCATGTTCATAGAGAGACAAACTAAATGGCAGTCTATATTGCTAACATATTGAAAATGTTCTTTGAACGTGTGCGAGATTAGACCGTCGGTTttttaagaatattttattttttttatttttctaaatatattcatgtatGCTTCATTTTTAgtattaaaaaaacaaaaaaaaaacaagcgTGAACTATTAAATAACGGTAACGGTCCTCTGTTGAAGGCTGGGACGCTTCTGGTGTTGTAAAGAGTGGGTGCATCAGTCCACGTGTCAGATTTGGATAAAATTTCGGACTTTCGGGTCCATCCAGTATCGGGTGGTCCATCGCTATCAACGGTCCCGATTCCACGAGTCAAAACGCTCAAAAACGGATCGGCTTAACCTGGACTTGCTTTTCGCCGAAACGGCTGAAGGACGGGTTCAAGGAAGGCGTCCACGTTATCCGGCTGCGGCCGTTTTTATTTGCGCAGACCTATGGATTCGCGTGGACTTCAAGTTTGGTGGTCTGTAGAAAAGTGAACCACGTCACAAGTGCCATACGTAGagcattctttttttttaacatttctgtttattttttttatttttttaataatgttGATGAAAGAATGCACATTGACCATGCACCAGAATTGCTATGAAGAGCTGCACTACACCTGATGAAGCTTAAGATAAATTAGGTTTCTTGTAAAATATTGCCAAATATAATTATTGGTTATTAGAATGGCATATAATTGCATATTATACAAATTTTGTATCTaaagtgtgtgtatatatatatattttagagtAAATAATAATAATCTTCCTCAAAGTTTGAGATAATTATATATTCTCcatccaatattttaaaaatatatattttactaaACTTGTGCTATATGCATGATATGTAATCCTTTACTAACATCTTTCTCTTAAATAAACTAATGATTTTATTAATATCATCACTATcttacattttttatttttttaaattttaaatttttatatttaatcagaGAGTTATGTGTATATTTTCGAAATACTGGATGGGTTCATGTCATTACTCCAAATCTTGAGAGGAGTCagaataatttattcatatatttaaGAATGCAAAGAGTGTGTCAAtcagcataaaatattttttataaaattattggaACAATAAGTAAATCTATATGCCTAGCCTTCAAAGATGTCAAGGCAGCTTAAAATGCTAACCTGATAATaatgtaaaataatttttcagtgactcttttttttttattttttgccttCTGgtttggtttcttggtctggcccTTTAACATTTGCCAATGAGAACTGTTGCTCTTGATATCATTTACTTTAGTAAAAATTTACAAGAATAGGAAATACTGTAAAAGAATTGTTAACTTTGTGCATCAAGACTAGCTATATTGATGCAGCAACTCTTATTCTATGATAAATTATTAGGTCGACAAGATCCGGTGGACAAGTCCAAATCCCCGGACATGTGTGCAGTGAATAATAGAATGAATTCCCGTGCCTGTTTTGATCTTGAATAGTTTAAATACAACGGGGATCGTGGGAGAATTTCTTGGGGTTTGAAGCGTTTAGAATTTGGATGTATTACTTTTGTAGAGGAGCAAGTCCAGCTCTATGCCAGATCTTATGTTTCCATAGCTGACTTGGCTCATGTGGAACTCCATTGACTTCTCCTGGTAAGTGTTGGCTTGAGTGCATCATGTCAGGGTGTAACATATTAAGTGATTTAAAGTTTGGGATGGTTTGacatttttctccttctttccaAACAAATATTGATCTATAAGTAGCAGGAGAGAGATGCCAACTAATTAAGAAAAGACTAATTGGTAGTTGGATCTATCATCTATGACTCGGGAAATCAAAAGTACACATTGGAGCCATATCGGGATGCCTTTAATTTCTGAATCATTGTGTTGTCATATTTATACATGTAATATTTAGATTTTAAGAGTCCAGATCGTTTATGGTATGTTTAGTAAAGTTTTAAGAAAATGACGAGAAGGTAAGCCTAATCTCTaggtcaaaaaagaaaaaaaatgatcagagaaaaaattatgaagattaagtctttgctggatgtagaaattttttatttcataatttaaagaCTTCTTTTATTTGTTAGGGGACGTTTGGTAATATGTAATTCTGATAGGATTACATGTAATTTTGCAACAGATAATTAGATTATACTGTAATCTGATTGTTTAGGAGAAGGTGGTTATGTGATTGCATGTAATCTTATAATTCTATAATCCTGCAACAAGATAACTTTATGATCAAAATATCtctatcaaaataaatcaaaataaattatgaatagtctcagttggtgaaaatagaaaagaaaacacAATAGGTGATGTCACAGAAAATAGTTGGTTCTAAAATTAAGTTATTTTCTAGAAAATAGATAATAATCTATAAGCAAGaatgagagattttgaaaaaatcaGCTTATATTCTATATAGTCTAAATTGTAT encodes:
- the LOC105058998 gene encoding CBS domain-containing protein CBSX5 — its product is MAVSLLQSHEVSDLCIGKPAVRSLPPSATVGEALLGLKRGGGSFLSVWIADRASPEKKACAGKVCMVDILCYLCAEENISSPSAALGAPLSALLPPKDTSPVLRVEPHSCILEALDVILDGAQNLVVPIRSGAGRKKLLGGGGGGGAVDFCWLTQEDFVRFFLNSIALFSPVPALSVSDLGIVRPAVLAVRPHDPALAALPLIRRALADQTSVAVVTDDGKLIGEISPSTLDHCDEGTAAALAALSAGDLMAWIDFSGAPPEATVRTVKARLREKGLTGMIELLEADLSPPFSSSSGSSSGSSSDEESGRGAGRRLRRLRSSGSYSARMGRRSEEAIVCHPGSSLVAVIIQALAHRVSYVWVVDDDYGLVGIVAFPDILGVFRELLQPPFEKEYSAAEAMTKQKKRESLS